AACGGAATTTTTTAAGGGAGGGGCTTCTTTGTCATCCCGACGAAAGTCGGGATCCAGAAGTTCTTAAAATTACTGGATTCCGGATATTTTTGCTGTTGCAAAAATTCCGGGATGATATTGAGAAAAAATATGGATCCACTTTATAAAGAACATATTCTTGAGCATTACAAATATCCACGCAATCGCGGGTCGCTGGATAAACCGGACATCACTTATAAAGATTTCAATCCCCTCTGTGGCGACGAAGTGCAGATTGATCTGCATATAAAAGACAACAAGGTTGAAGAGGTTCGCTTTCAAGCTAAGGGTTGTGCCATCTCGCAGGCCGCCACATCCATGTTGACCGAAATGATTGAAGGCAAAACTCTGGATGAAGTCAAAAAAATCGGGAAACAGGAAATCATGGAGGAACTGGGACTGGAGCTAGGACCCGTCCGTTTGAAATGCGCCCTACTCTGCTTAAAAGTTTTGAAGAGCGGAGTTTACGGAATAAAGGAATGGCCAATATAAAGGACCATGGACTATGGACCACGGACCAAAAACAAAAAAAACGACACAAGAGTATGCCGTCGCAAAGGTAAACGAAATTTCACCGGGAACTGCAAAACAAGTTGAGGTGGGAGAGGACACCATCGCCATTTTCAATGTGAATGGAAAATTTTACGCCATTGCCGATACCTGCACCCACGCCCACGCTTCTCTTTCTGAAGGAGAAGTTGAAGATCACACCGTAACGTGCCCCTTGCACGGCGCGCAATTCGACATCCGAACGGGAAAAAATCTTTGTCTGCCGGCTGTTGAACCCGTTCAAAAATATAATTTAAAAATTGAAGATGACGTCATCAAGATTGTGTTGTAAAAGTCTCCGGTGACCCCACCACCTGCCCTGACGAAGTCAGTTGATTCTTCAAATCAAAGGGCAGGTGGTGGGGTGACCAAGACAGCCAAAGCGGTTCGGCGAAAATACAACATCGTCGCACGCCTTTACGACAAAGTCCTGCCTCTCTACACCAGAAAAACAATCGGATTAGCCGTGGAAGCCGTTCCGCTTTATGGCGAAGAACAACTCTTGGACATCGGTTGTGGCACGGGGGAGCTGGAAAAAGCTCTGCTTCAAACAAAACCCAAACTCAATATTTTCGGTGTCGATTTATCCGAAGACATGCTCCATATAGCTCGCA
The window above is part of the Deltaproteobacteria bacterium genome. Proteins encoded here:
- a CDS encoding SUF system NifU family Fe-S cluster assembly protein, yielding MDPLYKEHILEHYKYPRNRGSLDKPDITYKDFNPLCGDEVQIDLHIKDNKVEEVRFQAKGCAISQAATSMLTEMIEGKTLDEVKKIGKQEIMEELGLELGPVRLKCALLCLKVLKSGVYGIKEWPI
- a CDS encoding bifunctional 3-phenylpropionate/cinnamic acid dioxygenase ferredoxin subunit produces the protein MDHGPKTKKTTQEYAVAKVNEISPGTAKQVEVGEDTIAIFNVNGKFYAIADTCTHAHASLSEGEVEDHTVTCPLHGAQFDIRTGKNLCLPAVEPVQKYNLKIEDDVIKIVL